From the Rhodopirellula bahusiensis genome, one window contains:
- a CDS encoding UDP-N-acetylmuramate dehydrogenase, whose protein sequence is MNDVSSAPSESLTEFFPEDLLHVVRENQPLRETLWLGIGGPARFLAEPVEIDQIEKLFTVAREKQLVLRVLGQGSNVLVREAGFDGLVIKLSAPATSGLEIQGQKLIAGAGAKLTHAVIKTVGEGLGGLEHLVGIPGSIGAAVVGNVSAEGRDIGSVVESIDIIDEEGKRKTLTGEEAGFAHRQSTLMGTVVLSVTFNLEPKDVPALTKRMQKLWIHRGQRRPSESNRIAMPFIDPDSISACELINSTGLAGIREGDVSLDSAEPHYLIAHENATSDQCVKLIGRVREQVLMQTGIDLQLNLQIW, encoded by the coding sequence ATGAACGACGTGTCTTCTGCTCCCTCTGAATCGCTCACCGAATTTTTCCCCGAAGATCTGCTGCACGTGGTTCGCGAAAACCAACCGCTGCGTGAAACGTTGTGGTTGGGCATCGGTGGCCCCGCTCGTTTCTTAGCCGAACCGGTCGAGATCGATCAGATCGAAAAACTGTTCACCGTCGCACGTGAAAAACAGCTGGTCCTGCGCGTGCTGGGCCAAGGCAGCAATGTGCTCGTCCGAGAGGCTGGATTTGACGGCCTGGTCATCAAGTTGTCCGCCCCGGCGACGAGCGGTTTGGAAATCCAAGGTCAAAAACTGATCGCCGGTGCCGGTGCCAAGCTGACTCATGCAGTGATCAAAACGGTCGGCGAAGGGCTCGGTGGACTCGAACACCTCGTCGGTATCCCCGGCAGCATCGGTGCGGCCGTCGTCGGCAATGTTTCGGCGGAAGGGCGTGACATTGGTTCCGTGGTCGAATCGATCGACATCATCGACGAGGAAGGCAAACGCAAAACGCTCACCGGGGAAGAAGCCGGATTCGCTCACCGTCAATCGACGCTGATGGGAACCGTGGTCCTGTCCGTGACGTTCAACTTGGAGCCTAAAGATGTCCCGGCGCTGACCAAGCGGATGCAGAAACTTTGGATTCATCGCGGACAACGCCGTCCATCGGAATCCAATCGGATCGCGATGCCTTTCATCGATCCCGATTCCATTTCCGCGTGTGAATTGATCAACAGCACCGGGCTGGCCGGAATACGCGAAGGCGATGTGTCGTTGGATTCAGCCGAACCGCATTATCTGATCGCCCACGAAAACGCGACAAGTGACCAGTGTGTGAAATTGATCGGACGAGTGCGTGAACAAGTCTTGATGCAAACCGGGATCGACTTGCAGTTGAATCTGCAAATTTGGTAA